The following coding sequences are from one Novosphingobium sp. Gsoil 351 window:
- a CDS encoding DsbE family thiol:disulfide interchange protein: protein MSDPATAAPETNRPGWVLWLPLALFVGFFVLVMVGLFRPADREVASAFIGKPLPAFDLRPAVPERPGLKTAEMATGKPKLLNVFASWCIPCAAEAPQLAALAQQGVEIDGVAIRDRQEDVQRFLGQYGNPFARIGADDLSAVQLAIGSSGVPETFVIDGKGVIRHQHIGDIRAEDIPTILAKLQEAGG from the coding sequence ATGAGCGACCCGGCCACCGCCGCGCCCGAAACGAACCGCCCCGGCTGGGTGCTGTGGCTCCCGCTGGCGCTGTTCGTCGGCTTCTTCGTGCTGGTCATGGTCGGGCTGTTTCGCCCCGCCGACCGTGAGGTGGCGAGCGCGTTCATCGGCAAGCCGCTGCCCGCGTTTGATTTGCGCCCCGCGGTGCCCGAACGGCCCGGGCTGAAGACGGCGGAGATGGCCACGGGCAAGCCCAAGTTGCTCAACGTCTTCGCCAGTTGGTGTATCCCCTGCGCCGCCGAAGCGCCGCAACTCGCCGCCCTGGCGCAGCAGGGGGTGGAGATCGACGGGGTCGCGATCCGCGACCGCCAGGAGGACGTCCAACGCTTCCTCGGCCAATACGGCAACCCCTTCGCCCGGATCGGCGCCGACGACCTCAGCGCGGTGCAGCTCGCGATCGGCAGTTCGGGGGTGCCCGAAACTTTCGTGATCGACGGCAAAGGCGTGATCCGCCACCAGCACATCGGCGACATTCGGGCGGAGGACATCCCGACGATCCTGGCCAAGCTGCAGGAGGCGGGGGGATGA
- a CDS encoding cytochrome c-type biogenesis protein, with protein sequence MIRLLALLLLVFSLPATAQDLLPPAPYAYKQLDDPAQEAKAQALMETLRCLKCQSQSIADSDAPMAGDMRNQVRERIAKGEEPEAIRQWLIERYGDYVTYTPQVRPLTAPLFAAPVVFLLVAGLLLRRRFRKTKAVKP encoded by the coding sequence ATGATCAGACTTCTCGCTCTACTGCTGCTGGTCTTCTCGCTTCCCGCCACGGCCCAGGACCTCCTTCCCCCTGCGCCGTATGCTTACAAGCAGCTCGACGACCCCGCGCAGGAGGCCAAGGCGCAGGCGCTGATGGAGACGTTGCGCTGCCTCAAGTGCCAGTCGCAATCGATTGCGGATTCGGACGCGCCGATGGCCGGAGACATGCGCAACCAGGTCCGTGAGCGGATTGCAAAGGGCGAAGAGCCCGAGGCCATCCGCCAGTGGCTGATCGAGCGCTATGGCGACTACGTCACCTACACCCCGCAAGTCCGCCCGCTGACCGCGCCGTTGTTCGCCGCGCCGGTGGTGTTCCTCCTCGTCGCCGGGCTGCTTTTGCGGCGGCGCTTTCGCAAGACCAAGGCGGTCAAGCCATGA
- a CDS encoding tetratricopeptide repeat protein → MTWVLIVLLAIGVFAALVWLLKLPRTGWEWAGAALLLGLAGYALQGSPGQPGAPKPPVETPGTADAALIAQRQAMGSAFGSGQSWLVVADGLSRQGQYGAAAQVLRTAVHQNPKDADLWVALGNALVGHGDGFISPAAQFAFQRAATISPTHPGPPFFMGLALAQSGRLAEARVIWARLLEQAPKEAGYRADLESRLARLDAMIGEQGAATPNTPAPSAAASGAPPQP, encoded by the coding sequence ATGACCTGGGTGTTGATCGTGCTGTTGGCGATCGGAGTGTTCGCCGCGTTGGTGTGGCTGCTCAAGCTGCCGCGCACGGGATGGGAATGGGCCGGCGCGGCCTTGCTGCTCGGGCTGGCGGGTTATGCGCTGCAAGGCTCGCCGGGCCAGCCGGGCGCGCCCAAGCCGCCGGTCGAGACCCCCGGCACCGCCGACGCCGCGCTGATCGCGCAGCGCCAGGCGATGGGCAGCGCGTTCGGGTCGGGGCAGAGCTGGCTGGTCGTCGCCGACGGACTCAGTCGCCAAGGCCAGTACGGCGCCGCCGCGCAAGTGCTGCGCACCGCGGTCCACCAGAATCCGAAGGATGCGGACTTGTGGGTCGCGTTGGGCAACGCGCTGGTCGGGCACGGCGATGGCTTCATCAGTCCCGCCGCGCAATTCGCGTTCCAGCGTGCTGCGACGATCTCGCCGACACACCCCGGGCCGCCGTTCTTCATGGGGTTGGCGCTGGCGCAATCGGGGCGCCTAGCCGAAGCGCGGGTGATCTGGGCGCGTCTGCTCGAACAGGCTCCCAAGGAAGCCGGCTACCGCGCCGATCTTGAATCGCGGCTGGCCCGGCTCGACGCGATGATCGGCGAGCAGGGGGCGGCGACTCCGAATACTCCGGCCCCGTCAGCCGCAGCAAGTGGCGCGCCGCCGCAACCCTGA